tatattacattttaagaatatgtttttgctttattttctatattaaagacacaacttgtttaaaattataacattttctaCTATCTTGCAacaagtaaatttaaatttgtgtgtttattcatttttatcactTACTGTTTAACTTATTGCTTTATCAGTATGACATAAATAGATCCATGTACTTGAAATATGGACTTTCAATAGATTTGTTGTCATAAAAACTGCAGGTCTGATGCAACAGGGTCATCCAAGGTGTCATAAAACAGATGTGGATGttatttaagacaaatatatgCATGGAACAAAATGGAGTACATTTTAAAGTGATAGTTTACTTTGCATGATGATTTCATATTTCAGGTCATACTTGGACACATGAAGCAGTGCTGCTACTGATTGATTTATTCGGCAAAAATAAGGATAAATTTGCATCTTCCTGCTTCAAACAAAAAGACATCTGGCAAtgcatttctgaaaaaatgaaaGACAGTGGGCACACTGTTGATGGCGTTCAGTGTAACGAGAAATTTCGTTCCCTGAAGTATAGGTAACAATGTCtacattttttgtatatgttaaatgtattttggttttgtgcatttattcatgtattgttatgcTTGAGAAAAACCTTCACTTTCACATCAAATACTTattgtcctttccgataactTGGTTACTTCCCCTGATTTCTAAGGGAGGCTACTCCATTTCCTACTTCCGGGGAATACATTTTGCAAGATGGCCGACGTAGACAATGAGATCACTGGGGCGTGTATGAATAACAATGAGTTGACACCATTTAAGGTCGTCGATTTGAAAAGATACCTTGCGAACCGGAAATTGAATGTATCAGGTCTTAAATGCGAATTGATTGAGAGGATAAAAGGCGCATATAGACTTTCTATAACTGACAAACGCGTGCTGGAGGAGAGAGATCGGGAAGAAAGAGAGAGAAGAGCAACCGAACGCTTTATCCTCCCATGTGGCGAGGGTCTTCCACCGCCATCAACACTGAAGGCATGGAAGTCCACTATTGATCTGTTTCCTGCTGTAGAGGAAAAGGATATATACAACTACATTGTACTGAAAAGAGACTCGAAACGTCAATTGAAGGCGAGGACTTATTATGTGGACGGACATGTACAGAAAGTTGAGGTATGTCAAATAGTGAGTTTATAATAAGTCTGAGGCTGTTTTTTCTGCCATGTTTACTTCATCTAGTTATATAATTAGCTCAAGGGGACTATTTTGACttggacataaaaataatttggtgtgAAAAATGtactcaacatttttatgtaggcGGGGCTAGCCACAATTAAGGGGGGTGTGGTGGATGCAAGCACATGTATGTGTCGAACCACACTGACTATAtacttatcttaattttaaaaaaaataatgtattttgtacaattttcatatgttctatgatgtatgttgtttatttattgtcatttaaattaaaatattatttataatttattcttcaGGTCCATCTCATAAGCGAAGAGTGCAGCCACTGTTATGTTCAAGCTTCCGTGCTGCCATCATTTCCAACTGCAGACAAAAGAAAGTCACCAGAGTACCAACCCTGGATCCTTCTGTCGAAAGTGACTGGCTGCATACACTCCGCGTTCTGCAACTGTCCAGCTGGGTAAGTTGAATTAATTTGTGATAAATCAAAGTCTCTGATCTGCATTGATGAAAGGTGTCAAACCCACACACGCTAGGCTATTTTGTCAgtattatcaaatacttaaacttgGGGCATTCTTCAAACTATTTCATATCttcttatcaaacttggtacacttgttacaagagacaaaaaagcacatgttataactgtcataattttggctttcatgGTTAGCtgagttttgctatttttttctgaatgaaagAACAGGCGAGCTTATGTATTGATTCAATGAACTCCCTTCACCGTGTTGGTGTTTACTTATGgcactgtttgtgttttgtatgttcatGGCCTACCAGGAAATACTAAGTGTAAAATACTGTGTATTCACctccattttcaaactttaatgttttggaatatacatgtaagtataacaagtaaaaaggcacacatgtaaatgaatttttttattttcatctagtGAAGGTGAATGCTGCAACCATATTGGTGCCCTGCTGTATGGACTTGAAGACCTGACGCGTAAAAAAACCCTTGCTCCAACATCCAAACCCTGTGCCTGGAACAACTTCAGCATGCTGTCTGCACCACGGAAACGTAAGCTGTCGCCTAGGAAATCTGAAGATCTTATGTTCTCAAAGAAGAAACTGTACAACGTGTCAGTACGTAaagtttctgtaaacaaaaaccATGAACTGAACTCTATCAATGGATGCACTGTTAACATTGACAGATTTAGGCAGAAACTGGTTGGTTCGAAGTTGAATGTAGGCTggttaaaaaactttgaaattgaaacaactgaaaatgaaccagatCTCCCTGTGTTACATTCTGTGCCATTCAACTACCATGATAGTGTAAACTTGAGGGACAGTTCTAGTAAGACAGTGTTTTTGGATCATTTTGACTCTTTGAAGCAAAGCGCTGAAGAAATTCAATTAACTGAAATCTTAACAAGGGGCCAAAAAAGTGGGAAATGGCAAGAGGCCAGAAAAGAACGCCTAACAGCTTCAAACTTTGGCAGCATCTGTCGTAGGAAAGAATCAACTGAACCTGACGGACTCCTGCGGCAGATGTTGTATTCCAATTTCACAAGCAAGTACACAGAATATGGAATTAAACATGAGAAGGCTGCAAAGAGAATGTATGCGAAAGCAATGCAAACTGACCACAAAGGACTAGCAGTTAAAgacagtggtctagttgtatgtGCCGACAGACCCTACCTTGGTGCCAGTCCAGATGGGCTTGTGTTCTGTTCACATTGTACAGAAAGTGTTGGTCTGGTTGAGATTAAGTGTCCTGCCTCTAAGAAATGGAGGATGCAAACGCCTGAGGAATGCTGTgaagacaatgattttttttgtcagttagaGAATGGCAAGGTGTTACTCAaggaaacacacaaatattactaCCAGGTCCAAGGGCAGATGGGAATCACCGGGAGGAAATGGTGTGATTTTGTAGTTTGGACATGTGTAGGTCTTTCTATACAGAGAATTGCATTTTGTGAatcattttggctgaaaatgttgtgtcAACTTGACAGATTTTGCCTTGAATCATACATTCCTGAACTGTACGCACAACGTGTTAAAAGGGGAATGAGTCTGTTCAATTGATTTGTACATCGTCtagttatgtgttgtttatacatgtacatttgaatgatcaataatggcaatttatgtgaatatcttgtttgctttcagttattttcataactatattcaaaatgaaactccaaaatgactgtattgttactataatttgaaaccatgaataaaaaagttgtaaatctaaattttgggcagtattttgaaagtatgtgtacttttgtcaacatattgtGATTATGCGATGCTGTAAatctactttaattatttccttgttttatgtttgacctTTTCTACTTTTCCTTTCCATTTATCTAGTTTTCAGGGATGTATTTCTGAGCTTAATAAATGGACATATGTTTAACCTTTCAAGtgtgttattattgcattttgtgtgCAGGATAGTGATAGCGTTTATATTGCCATTGTTTAAAGAAGTAGCTGAGTTTTACTCTAAAACAATTGAAGatgttcaattgaatattgGTTTGCATGTAGCTACTGCACGGCCCATAACTCAAGACTGTCGAGTTGTTCTCCTTTTCTGACttgctaattaaaaacaacaaatgagtgttactttcttatgtttgcAGGGTGCAaaacttaaaggggctatacaccgtgtgatgaaatatcgaaaaaaaaaagaaacttgtcaaaaactgacataaacttggtatcaatgtgtacaatgcattgaaactaactaactgaagtaccacataccgtagtatacaattaatttattttcgcattattttttccatatttctccattaatttttttttactgggtatgtatacctagtagaattcattcttatgcgtgatttgctAGTTGATGATATCATGGGATATAACCAAGTAAGGTATATTAGCTTAAGCATTCATATGGTTTCggataagccttcgtagcaaagtggatacaacactggacagcTATTTTGGTGACACTAGTTCAATCCATAgctcaattttcttttacattttggtatttctttaccattatcatatcagaagagtaaaacattttattaaataatttgtcctgagatttgttacagaaaaaaactttattggtgccaatctggtgtacagtccctttaaacattggGACATATTTAGCATGGGGctagtttttttaatctaatgtatcttaaagttaacatttgtcGGGCATTTCAGTTTGATCTATGGCACTCTTGCCTATTCTTATTTCCACTTAGTTCAATTATGAAACTGATATGAAAATGGTTCATACTGAAAAATCCTTTAAGCAATTCAATACTAATGATTTGAAGTACGTGGTAGATCAATTACAcatggcaaataaaaaaaaactcatttcagAGCCAAACTTAATAAGTGATCTTTGACTTTTATTcttagaaatgttacaaataataaaaccacaaaatacaaagcagatgtttcacaaacaaaaaattatatcaataaattgatcagttaatgcatacatgtttcaaatcaaatcttGAAATCCATTCACATGAGCATATTTCCttatccatttttgtcaaacctgaatcaaatgtgtaatctcatatgttatcatataacttgctcgaaaaaatgattttaaaacaaaattgtaatttcattgttCTAGTTAGAAGTATACAAGTTTTTATCCCTAAATCTAATGCTTGATATATACAAACGCTTTCATTGACACATGAGTTATTATTGAACAAGTGGTGGCCATAGATTtgtcaaatatgtgcatattttgaacactttaGAAATTCTCCTTGACTGTGTTATAGGAATATTGCCATGCAATATTCGAAAGTTCTTGATTCTCTCCATTTGCCTTTCAACATGTATTCGTAAACTTGCAATATCTTTTGTAAGGAGAACCTCACGTTTAGagaattgttttcctttctgtTTAAATGGTGGAATAATGAGATGAATGCCTCTTGGAGTAGTAAGGTCTGTAATAGTGAAACCCTTATCAACCATTATGGCGTCTCCTTCTTCAAGCAAGTCCAAGAGTCCACATTTTTCTGTGAGTTTCTTGTCACTGGTACAGCCCACCCAACAGTCAGAAACAAAAGTTACAACACCATTTGGGCTTATACCCACCAAAATCTTATGAGTCATGTGAGACTTGTAATCACTGtacattaaacttttcaaagaaagagAACTGGATGTTTCACTGTAAATTTCAGTGCAGTCGATAATAATTCTAGTGTTagaatatttctctttaaattgttcaggcatgttatttttcACTACCTCACGAGATGGCCATTGAACAAGAAaggataattgtacatgtaaatagttgATCCATCTTTCAACAATGTCACTACATTGTGAAGTGGATATGCAAAACCTAGTACCTAGATCTTCAAATAACAGACCTAGACGTAGGCGCATCAGCACCATGAAAAATTCATCCAGAACACTTAGAGTTCTTGGCCGTCCTCCATCTGAATCTTTATAGTTAAGTTTCCGCCTTGATGTCCGCACTTCAGCTTCATCCttgatttcatcaaacaaaGCTTCAAACACAACTCGATTAGGGATTCCGGTGTAAAAACTGACCAAATCGTCATTGTATTTTACGTCATCATATGTGAGCATAGGTAGCTGACATTGTACACCAAAGTCTCTAGTAGAATGTTCTGTTTGTGAACTGAAGTCTGCTGTTTTTCCCAGGAAACTTTCTTCAGTTTGTACTTCCATCACTGCACAGTTGTTCTCAGTCTGTGTGTCACAACatctgaaacatatacaaattgatCATGTACCCATTTACCACATCTTACATGTACAGTCtggtaaccctaaccaaatgtttgtttttttggccttaaacatttacaaacacttaaattttcctatttttgttaaagaatgaagaaaaatgatCAGAAGTAATTAACTTATCAGATCGATTTCATAGCACaagaagcaatatatatatatattgaacaatacctAAAGGACTGATTCTGTGGCTGTAGTACTGGTCCCATGCAGTAATCATGCAGGTGGACAGAGGTATCAATGGCATGCCCGGAAGGGGATACAAATGACAGTTGTGGCTGTATACTATCATCATTTGACAGTTCTAGGTCTAAATCGTCATTGaccgtatcaccatcatcatcatcacctacgTCTTCATCAAGGAGctgaaattgcaaatgaaactgtataagataaatgttttagtaCAAAATCTGCCAGGCTATATGGTACACATTTTTCCAggctgtatttgaaaacaattctttaatcatttcttaaattacaaaatttacaaataagtgctgtgacattgtttttaagcaccgttgatataacataattcattttgagGTGCATGTAAGGAAGAACTTAaactaatataagaaataaaaaataccgttgGCTGGAAGGTTTTGGTAGCACCAGTCTCAGTTGGAAACATAGATGGAAGTGTATGCTGGAATGAAGGTCCTCTGAAGCCAACAAAATGCTCACTACACAATCGTCTGTGTTCATTCCACTGGAACGATCTCATGACCGTTTTACATCGCTGCACCCACACACGTTTTAAACGTTTGTTCTGAGGAAAACGGTGCAATGACACTTTTCTCCCATCAATAACCTTTCCTCTGTAAATTCCTTTACAAATACAACAGTACTTAGGGGTTTTCCTGCCCGTTTTCTTTATTAGTTTTGAATCTTTACTTTCCATTTTCACTTGTTGCTGTTTACTTCCTGGTTTGTGTAGTCCCCGGAAGTAAATTTCCGCTTTTTGCGCATGCCCACTTGAAGAGTATTCAGGGAAAGATAATCGagttatcggaaaggacaatTGTCCGGTGggtactttttattttttataaacaaatgctaTATACAATAATGAAACATGCAGTTCTGTTGATTTATAACACAACTTATCAATTATTCAATTACATTATTGTGTATGCTGTAAACATGACACATTTTGTGTACAATAAACATATCTTTCTATTCAACTGTGTGTTTTCCTGCACTGTGATTGAGTTCATGGTAATGAATTGATTGATactaatatatttcattaaaaaaacattttaattctttatttctATTCTTAATTTTGATTCATTTCAGACATAAGGTGATTACTGACAGTAATGCCAAGAGTGGGCGGGGGAGACGAAGTTGGCAGTTCTATGAGGCCATGGAAGAGGTTATGGCTGGAGACCCTGCTGTTAGGCCCATCAAAGTTGTGGCATCAGCATTGACTGCTCAAGGTGTACTCATGTTTTCAAGCTGTAGTTTATAAATGCCTTTGATACACATGTTAATTCTTTGGtattcatttagtttttttaaatacttgaaaACATAGGTAAACATGTTACTAATCTCATGATATGGAACTTTTATAATGGTGTATCTTTTACCTTACCTGAGTGCAAAGTACTTGCGCTCAGATAATTGTTTTCGGCTTGTGTAAATTGTGTTGTTCTTACGAAATGTCTTTCATTATTTCAGTTATGTTAATTGGACATTAGTTTATAACATTCAGCATACACCTCCTTTGTATTCATTAATACATTTAccctgaacatgtttttttatgatcaaatAATGTGATGGTATTTTAAGTAACATCCTCCTTGAATTATTATTGctttaatgaaaaattatttgtttgttacattgAAAGAAGTGTATTAAAACTTTATATGAACATTGTTTCATTCAGAACGGTGTCCCCCAAAAAGGCAGCTATTTACAGCTACACCAATAAGGCCGCAGAATGAAGAACACAATGAACAATCAACTCCCGGTGACCAAACACCTCACACACGAAAACGCCGACGTGTTCAACAGGAGCCACCTGAATGGTTTCAGGCTTTTAGGACTGAGCAGAATGAAAGGATGGACCGGTTAGAAGCAGCCAACAACTCCCTGATAAAAATTGCACAGGAAcgaaatgacattttaaaaacccTTGTAAATCATTTAACGAAGAATAAGTAAAGTAAAATTGATTGTTTGAAGattatggagagctatactgtACTTCTCACCTGGTTATTTTGTGGCAACTACCAACTCTATCATATCTCTTAAACtacatgatgtattgcattgaaaccgTATACAATGCTTCCCAACCATCATACAAACTGAAATAAGCAAGTAAGCTAAATCTATCATGCATTTAAGGCATATTATGGCCCTCTGTCTTTTGAATTagatgatattgttattatattaggGAAAGTTTGGATTTTCCCTTATAAGTCTAATACCTTCATTCAATTCTATTCACAAAATCACGTTTTAGGGCAGGCTGGGATActtataacttctatacccttcattcaatttatttgtaaacttcacacagttattcaataccatcccgccttaatacaagttatggcacCTGATTGACTTGGGAACTTATGTTCAAGCTTATTGCAGGTtgaagtttgagggccattttAACCCTTAATACCAACTATGGCCctttttgtgttaaaatgtcttgcatcattgtttgggcggTCTAGTGTGAAGGCAGCTCAAAGCAACCTTATGGCTCAAATAATTTTCGGTAGATTTCACATGTACTGACCAAaattggtataaaggaagagtttaatGAGACTTCATGGGATTGCATCTGAGGTCCCTTGGATCGAGATCAAGGACAAAGGTAATATCTGTAGAAcaatggttggtattgaataacttaagtaagggtcgaCATATTGAAAGCCAACTTAGTATACATTAAGAGTTTATCGAGACCTTTcataagattttgtttattgctTATGACAAGCACAtctattattattgtattcacaTCTCAGTCAGAGTGGCGTAGTCGAGCCCcttgtcttacgacagctcttgcattataaatgtaatacttgaaaatgaaaaacaaatattaacactTATGAAAAATGTGTTGTAACAATCTTGTCTCATGCTTTATAaatttttgtaaatgttttctttGGAAATGTTctcttttgaaaaacattgatgaGCCAgtatcatataaaataattcattctcTAATTCAACTTTTATATTACATAAACTGAAACCATTCTCAAAATCCTTTATGTTATGACTCTTTAAAGCCACCTCAACTCTTATGTTaaacaatgcttttaaaataattaatacattatacaatgcttttaaaaaattcATTAACTATGTTCAGTATCTGTGCATGAACCAAGttcattgataatgataattatttttctcaAATACACCTTatcctattgattttaattattaaataagaaggCTGGCAAATTATTgacatatgcattttttatattttcttaagatGTTTTGAAGTGAAATGAGTTGATGCTGAGGTTGAGATTAGAGTTCTGTTTGTGTCCTTAGACAAGAACTGTTCTCATGTTTGTGTTAATTGCTGAtagttaatgtaaaataatatagGCAGTTTCTCTTATGTCTGCAGTTGAACTTGCGTCCACCTGTTACATACGTAAATGAGCTCGATGATAATGGCGGAACGATGACTCTTTGGCTATTACCATTATTCTTAAATGTGTTCCAACAATTAAAGACTTCTGGTTTGGTCTGAATGTTAAAAGGTAGCAAATAAGGTTATTTTGCATGATGAATTAATTTCATAAGGTATTAATAAGTAAATGattgaaagtgaaataaaacaaaattatgaaattgtaacttttgttattgttttttaattgtaacCCATCTCGTATTAGAAACAATACGAGGTCCATATACaggatttaaaaacaaaaacgagCGGATAGTTCAGGCATCTACACTTTGGGCATAGCGTCAATATGGTAGAAGGTCATGCTTTTACTGTGGTTAAATACTAAGTTTGTTATAACAAACTTTATGTTtatgtcttaaagctgcactctcacagattgaatgttttgacaacttctttattttttgtcttgaaacaagcaaatttttgcgtatttatttgcaaaccagtgataatatactgctgacaaaagatcagatcgcagctttacatatttctgtcccaaaatttatgtttaatgcatttttcttaaacctttagtaacagtttaagccatataaCATTACACTTGGATTGAAAATATgaagatctgcgatctgatcaattgtcagaagtcttttatcactggttagcagatatttacgccaaaaaatttcaattccaagacaaaaaataaaaaagtgggaaaaacagtaaatctgtgagagtgcagctttaacttttGGCTAtttagcttgtttctgtagtttcatatacatattgctACATAATGATGGTAATATGTTCTACATGTAATTTTTCCCGGCCTCATAGGTTGAAACAACTTAaagtaaaagttaaaaaataaataaactaagcTACTTGAGCCTAATTAGATCTCATAACATTATTGTTAGGTTCATAGAACATAATCAACTCATGCCTTTAAATTGTGTGCATTTGAATTAACATGTACTGACAGCTAAATGTGGCCATCGATCAAGAAGTCAAAAGGTTTCAAAAAGAAGAAACTATCGCTTTCTATCCCTGCTATAACATACATTGACCTTTATTACTAcaacttatttttcaattacatCTGTTAAAGTAATAAGAATCAAACAGAATGCATGGGttcaaaatgaatatacatTCACAAATTCCATGGAATATGTTGGAAAAAGCTCCATAAAtctatttgaattaaataagaTAATGTTTATGTCACAGAATCGACAACATGTTAAGCTAGAGATATTACAACAAATTAGCAATGTTCCTGCGCTTTTCCTCTCCAGCTGCATTAAGTGAATCGCTACATCCCTCCTCCTCTACACTTGCAGAATCATATTCTACATTTTCCACGACATCTTCGCCCTCCCTGTCCAAAATGAAGTTATGTAGGACACAGCAAGCCGTTATAACTTCTGGTATTTGTTCAGCCAGAAGCATATCAAGATTTTTCAATCGTCTAAACTTGCTTTTTAAAAGCCCTATCGCACGTTCAACATCAACTCTAGTTGACGAGTGAGCCTTGTTGAACTTCTTCTGTTGAGCATCAAGATGGCCATTGTCTCTATATGGGACTAGCATATACCTGGATAGCGGATATGCCGAGTCCCCAATCAAGTGGTAAGGTGCAGGGAGCTGCTGGCATACATCTAGTAATGGGCAGTTCCTGAAAACTCTTGCATCGTGCACAGAGCCAGGCCAACCGGTGTATGTATCCAGCAGCCGGAGTTTACTGTCGCAAACAACCTGCAATTGAATGCTAGGATAGCCCTTCCTATTTATGAAAGAAGCCCTGTGCTGTGATCGTGGACCAGGAACTGGAACGTGTGTGCCATCTACAGCTCCAACTATTCCAGGAATCCCACACCTGGCACTGAACCCCTCTGCGACCTGATCCATCTCCCTTCTCGTGGTgggaaaattaataaaattgctcTTCTGTTGACAAAGGGCCTTAGAAGAACTCATCACAGTCAGATGGAGAGTGCCTTAAACATAAAGTTCAAtagacaattaaataaatattaatataacatgTGTTATTTGCAAATCTTTTTATTGAATGTAAGAGAGCTATCTTTTGGCAGTGAAAGATGACATTGAAAGTATTACATATACATTGCAAGTTTGTAACAAAATTATGATTGTTAGTTCCATATGgaaatattatgtacattaaataaataataccagtaaattaaatgaacattttaatgatttttattaatgtgacactcttcatcaaaatcattatatacacatgtataataaacatcaattttgactaataaatcttcaattaatattaaaaaatgctttcatGCAAAAATTAATTACTCGGATAAATGAGGTTATAACCgtgaacatgtattttaaagccCTGATATATTGTGTattctcataaggtagaaacatcatgttttatgctcatttctttcaaattaaactcggtattcttcataagaaccatttttttcgaCATTATTTCTAtctttttggaaaattaaaacagtaatgGGTATAATTAATTATGggacatcttatttgggagtaagagtgcttgtttaaaaatatgttgtggaattgaaatggacttaaaTTATGTGTCAGTCAGTTGAAAATAACATGCCCTGTTAAAGTAcagaaactgttttaatatatacctTTACTTATGCCAAATCTGTCTGCTACGCTCCGATAACACTCCATATTGCCCAACATCCAAAGTGTTGCCAGCATTCTCGTCTCCAAAGAAATGGATCTTTCCCTGGCCATATCTGGGGCAACAATtttacacagctcctaaaagattGATAAAGTACagagaatatacatgtatattaaacacTTACATGTAGGTGAGTAgaaacagatatatatatatgctttaatAACATGCACACAATTCTACAACGAAATGTATGTTAATGTTTGATTTCCATTTTGATGCTGGTGCAGTTGGACTTTAGGAAAGAGAGACAAATGGGTTTTGTACAAAATaccattattcaaaatataacattctCAGTAATCCCTGTGTTCACCATAATTATAACCCAATGAAGTTAGTGTCTATATGTTATTTAGGTATCCAAGCACAGATTGCGAAGCATCTTCATTGATTGAAAAGGTcaaaatttagtttaaaattattgaaatttttaaacgattgtgaaacaagctattgcaactaTCATTCACTTtcattggcacgatgttacgcgagagtgtagtcttgtgttgtggggaaaaccggagtaccaGGAGAAAACGCACTTGCCCgccttggtgaccactaaccaaactcacatgcacccaggccggTAAATGAACATGGGTCACCttagtgagaagcgagtgcactaactactgcgctaaccggacaaccgaaTCCAAAGTTGcaaatatgtgacatttgtaAGCGATTTGGAATACCAGTTCTCTACTGTTTTGATCACATCCAGTGACATACTggcatattgaaaacatatggacaaatgttttaaaaataaaagtctcTACATTTTAACTAATTTTTTACCTCAAAAGTTGACCGATGCATTCGAAAGTGGGACTGAAATTCCACATCAGAATACATTGACACTACGTCTGGAACATAACCTTCAACTCGAACCGGAGCAGGATTGCTACACGTCAGCATCAAGGAAGTATCTGTGGTTAAGAGAACTTTAATTACACCTGAGGACAAAAGATATTCTTCAGGGGGCTTATCTTTGGAGGAATCAAATTCAGCAAAATAGATATTGTATATATAGATACAACACTACAGTATAGCGTTAAGTactataaaatgtattattaaaataatgtcaaatttaACTGTATAATAATCTTACATTTACTAACaatcaattgcatttattttgaatctTTAAGTAATATGTATCAGGCGATATAACTTTTAtcggtaaaataatg
The Mya arenaria isolate MELC-2E11 chromosome 12, ASM2691426v1 DNA segment above includes these coding regions:
- the LOC128211016 gene encoding uncharacterized protein LOC128211016; translated protein: MAAVKPIFAGGWMKLRVVLDDGATDVIQVDAEAYRSIVYDQDQGTAKKVVDGYKEAYGRDKSIVSLEVIGEVTDVDGNNNVIDDVVDEESQMVDELGSHDQPINSMKCTGGHTWTHEAVLLLIDLFGKNKDKFASSCFKQKDIWQCISEKMKDSGHTVDGVQCNEKFRSLKYRHKVITDSNAKSGRGRRSWQFYEAMEEVMAGDPAVRPIKVVASALTAQERCPPKRQLFTATPIRPQNEEHNEQSTPGDQTPHTRKRRRVQQEPPEWFQAFRTEQNERMDRLEAANNSLIKIAQERNDILKTLVNHLTKNK
- the LOC128211014 gene encoding uncharacterized protein LOC128211014, with the translated sequence MADVDNEITGACMNNNELTPFKVVDLKRYLANRKLNVSGLKCELIERIKGAYRLSITDKRVLEERDREERERRATERFILPCGEGLPPPSTLKAWKSTIDLFPAVEEKDIYNYIVLKRDSKRQLKARTYYVDGHVQKVEVHLISEECSHCYVQASVLPSFPTADKRKSPEYQPWILLSKVTGCIHSAFCNCPAGEGECCNHIGALLYGLEDLTRKKTLAPTSKPCAWNNFSMLSAPRKRKLSPRKSEDLMFSKKKLYNVSVRKVSVNKNHELNSINGCTVNIDRFRQKLVGSKLNVGWLKNFEIETTENEPDLPVLHSVPFNYHDSVNLRDSSSKTVFLDHFDSLKQSAEEIQLTEILTRGQKSGKWQEARKERLTASNFGSICRRKESTEPDGLLRQMLYSNFTSKYTEYGIKHEKAAKRMYAKAMQTDHKGLAVKDSGLVVCADRPYLGASPDGLVFCSHCTESVGLVEIKCPASKKWRMQTPEECCEDNDFFCQLENGKVLLKETHKYYYQVQGQMGITGRKWCDFVVWTCVGLSIQRIAFCESFWLKMLCQLDRFCLESYIPELYAQRVKRGMSLFN
- the LOC128211015 gene encoding uncharacterized protein LOC128211015, which codes for MRSFQWNEHRRLCSEHFVGFRGPSFQHTLPSMFPTETGATKTFQPTLLDEDVGDDDDGDTVNDDLDLELSNDDSIQPQLSFVSPSGHAIDTSVHLHDYCMGPVLQPQNQSFRCCDTQTENNCAVMEVQTEESFLGKTADFSSQTEHSTRDFGVQCQLPMLTYDDVKYNDDLVSFYTGIPNRVVFEALFDEIKDEAEVRTSRRKLNYKDSDGGRPRTLSVLDEFFMVLMRLRLGLLFEDLGTRFCISTSQCSDIVERWINYLHVQLSFLVQWPSREVVKNNMPEQFKEKYSNTRIIIDCTEIYSETSSSLSLKSLMYSDYKSHMTHKILVGISPNGVVTFVSDCWVGCTSDKKLTEKCGLLDLLEEGDAIMVDKGFTITDLTTPRGIHLIIPPFKQKGKQFSKREVLLTKDIASLRIHVERQMERIKNFRILHGNIPITQSRRISKVFKICTYLTNLWPPLVQ
- the LOC128210690 gene encoding putative nuclease HARBI1 — its product is MADSDSVLSILIDEITDDSILEHVERNITIATQSMSDFSYTSLMLTCSNPAPVRVEGYVPDVVSMYSDVEFQSHFRMHRSTFEELCKIVAPDMARERSISLETRMLATLWMLGNMECYRSVADRFGISKGTLHLTVMSSSKALCQQKSNFINFPTTRREMDQVAEGFSARCGIPGIVGAVDGTHVPVPGPRSQHRASFINRKGYPSIQLQVVCDSKLRLLDTYTGWPGSVHDARVFRNCPLLDVCQQLPAPYHLIGDSAYPLSRYMLVPYRDNGHLDAQQKKFNKAHSSTRVDVERAIGLLKSKFRRLKNLDMLLAEQIPEVITACCVLHNFILDREGEDVVENVEYDSASVEEEGCSDSLNAAGEEKRRNIANLL